The Halostagnicola larsenii XH-48 region CGTCGGTTGTCCGGCCGCTCTCGAGCGTTCCGGGATAGAGATCGATCGCACGGCCGCCGTCGTGGGCTGGGTACGGCGAGTTGTACAGCGAGAACCGCTCGTACCGGGCGAGCACCGACTCGGGGAGGGTGACGGCCATCTGTTCGTCTGTCCCTGCGCGCCACGAAGGTTTAGGCGCGTCGGCGCGTAGGCCGTCTCGAGACGACGAATGTCCGTTCGTGTCCTTCGCGGCCGTTCCGAGACCACCGAGGCCGATCGAGCGGTGAGTCAGCGACTTCTCGAGATCGCCGCGGCCGGAACGCCCGCGGTTCGGGTCTGGCGACCCCACAGACAGGTCGCCTTCGGCCGGCGGGACGCCAGACTCGAGGGGTACGACGACGCTCGTGCGGTTGCGCGCGATTTCGGCTTTTCGCCGGTCGAGCGCAGCGTCGGCGGTCGGGCCGTCGCCTACGACGGGGAGACGACGCTCGCGTTCGCCCGCGCCGAACCGGTCGCGGACTTTCGGCAGGGGACCGACGAGCGGTACGACCGGCTGACCGCCGATCTCGAGCGAGCGTTCGAGAAGCTGGGCGTCGATATCGTCCGCGGCGAACCCGCCGATTCGTTCTGTCCGGGTACACACTCGCTTTCGGTCCCAGCGCCGAATGAGCGAACCGGCTCGAGTGAGGTCCCGGACCGTCGGAAGATCGCCGGCCTCGCCCAGCGGGTTCAACAAGACGCGGCGCTCGCGTCCGGAATCGTCGTCGTCGCGAACCGTGCCGAACTCGCGCGCGTTCTCGAGGGCGTCTACGGGGCGCTCGGGGTTCCGTTCGATCCCGACTCCGTCGGCGCGATCGCAGATTGGAGTCGTCGTTCCGAGTCGGAGTCGTCATCGGCTGACCGCGTCGAGGCCGACGCGCTCGAGGCGGACACCCTCGCGATCGATCGCGCCGAGACCCAGCACGCAGAGACCGAACGTCTCAAGGTCGAGCGTGTCCGCTCCGTTCTCGAGGAGGCGCTGATCGGCGATCGTCCCGTGGAAGCCGTCGACGTGGCCTGAGGCCGCTGATCTGGTCAGGGGTAATCGTCGGGTTCGAAATCCGAGCGATGCCCCACGCTTTATGCTGGCGACGCGTAAGAATGTGGTATGGCCACGGAGCCGAGTGACGATCCGGCCGCCGACGCACGCGCGGGATACGACTACGCGAGCACCGACGTCGACCGGCCGGGGTTGGTTCGGGACCTCGAGAACCTCGTCGACTGTTCGGTTCGATTCGACTCGTACTCGCGGCAGTTGTACGCCACCGACGCCAGCCCCTACGAGGTGACGCCGGTCGGCGTCGTCTTCCCCGAATCG contains the following coding sequences:
- a CDS encoding lipoyl protein ligase domain-containing protein; translated protein: MSVRVLRGRSETTEADRAVSQRLLEIAAAGTPAVRVWRPHRQVAFGRRDARLEGYDDARAVARDFGFSPVERSVGGRAVAYDGETTLAFARAEPVADFRQGTDERYDRLTADLERAFEKLGVDIVRGEPADSFCPGTHSLSVPAPNERTGSSEVPDRRKIAGLAQRVQQDAALASGIVVVANRAELARVLEGVYGALGVPFDPDSVGAIADWSRRSESESSSADRVEADALEADTLAIDRAETQHAETERLKVERVRSVLEEALIGDRPVEAVDVA